Proteins encoded by one window of Anaerosalibacter sp. Marseille-P3206:
- the lgt gene encoding prolipoprotein diacylglyceryl transferase, producing MNPVAFTIFGLDVRWYGIIISTGIIIGAFLAFKEARRIGFDEEDLIDALLFAIPLSVLGARLYYVAFTWDYFSQNPKYILHFRGGGLAIHGAIIAAVITVIIFSKKRKLDFWTITDICAPSLILGQAIGRWGNYINQEAHGTPTDLPWGIIIDGVKVHPTFLYESIWDLGVFIYLMWYRKNKSKVSGETFLLYLALYSLGRFFIEGLRTDSLMLGPIRIAQLISILSIIGAILVFIYRRKKANTI from the coding sequence ATGAATCCAGTAGCCTTCACTATATTTGGATTAGATGTAAGATGGTACGGAATAATTATTTCCACAGGCATAATCATAGGTGCTTTTTTAGCCTTTAAAGAAGCTAGAAGGATAGGATTTGATGAAGAAGATTTAATTGATGCACTACTTTTTGCTATACCACTTTCTGTTTTGGGTGCTAGATTATATTATGTTGCTTTTACTTGGGATTATTTTAGCCAAAATCCTAAATATATCCTTCATTTTAGAGGAGGAGGCTTAGCCATACATGGAGCAATCATTGCTGCAGTTATCACAGTTATAATATTTAGCAAGAAGAGAAAACTAGATTTTTGGACAATTACAGATATATGTGCTCCCAGTTTAATACTAGGGCAGGCCATTGGAAGATGGGGAAATTACATTAATCAAGAAGCACATGGTACTCCAACGGATCTTCCTTGGGGGATTATTATAGACGGTGTAAAGGTTCATCCAACTTTTTTATATGAATCTATATGGGATCTTGGAGTTTTTATTTATCTAATGTGGTATAGAAAAAACAAGTCAAAAGTAAGTGGAGAGACATTCTTACTATATTTAGCACTATATTCATTAGGAAGGTTTTTTATAGAGGGTTTGAGAACAGATAGTTTAATGTTAGGGCCTATCCGTATTGCTCAATTGATAAGCATACTTAGTATAATTGGTGCAATATTAGTATTTATTTATAGAAGAAAAAAAGCTAATACTATATAA
- the yfmH gene encoding EF-P 5-aminopentanol modification-associated protein YfmH → MDKRVYKNDKIKEEAVFTQLDSGLKVYILQKKGYNKKHAIFATNYGSNDNKFIPINEKEVIQVPEGIAHFLEHKLFEEPEGNIFDQFSKLGTDVNAYTTFNQTSYLFSCTDNFYDSLKLLIKFVQKPYFTDENVEKEKGIIAQEIKMYEDDPGWRVFFNTLRGMYFEHPVKIDIAGTIETIHNIDKETLYKCYNTFYNPNNMVLVLVGDVSYEKSIDAIESVERKDFDSEEKIIRIYPEEKKGVLENYIEERLITSMPLFAIGFKDENINCVGEEFIKKEIETDILLDMLFGQSSEFYQELYNEGLIDGSFGGQYSGYKHYGHSIISGQSNKPEVVTEKIISYIKTLKNSGLSKEDFYRIKKKSIGSNLMGFNSVEYIANNFVNYYFIDFLFLNYLDVFEKITYEDVLSRLHTHFNGDNYVLSVVKPV, encoded by the coding sequence TTGGATAAAAGGGTTTATAAAAACGATAAGATTAAGGAAGAAGCAGTTTTTACGCAACTAGACAGTGGACTTAAAGTATATATTCTTCAAAAGAAAGGTTATAATAAAAAACATGCTATTTTTGCAACTAACTATGGTTCTAATGATAATAAGTTTATTCCTATAAATGAGAAAGAAGTAATTCAAGTGCCAGAAGGTATAGCTCATTTTTTAGAACATAAATTGTTTGAGGAACCAGAGGGGAATATATTTGATCAGTTTTCCAAGCTTGGAACTGATGTAAATGCTTATACAACCTTTAATCAGACATCATATCTTTTTTCATGTACTGATAATTTTTATGATAGCCTAAAACTATTAATAAAGTTTGTACAAAAACCATATTTTACTGATGAAAATGTGGAAAAGGAAAAGGGAATTATTGCTCAAGAAATAAAAATGTATGAAGATGATCCTGGATGGAGAGTGTTTTTTAACACTTTAAGGGGAATGTACTTTGAACATCCAGTTAAAATAGACATAGCAGGAACTATTGAAACTATACATAATATTGATAAGGAAACATTATACAAATGTTATAATACATTTTACAATCCGAATAACATGGTATTGGTACTTGTTGGAGATGTATCCTATGAGAAGTCAATAGATGCGATAGAGAGTGTAGAGAGAAAAGATTTTGATAGTGAAGAAAAAATAATTCGTATATATCCCGAGGAAAAGAAAGGTGTATTAGAAAACTATATAGAAGAAAGATTGATTACATCAATGCCACTATTTGCAATAGGTTTTAAAGATGAGAATATCAACTGTGTTGGAGAAGAATTTATCAAGAAAGAAATAGAAACAGATATACTATTAGATATGTTATTTGGTCAGAGTTCAGAGTTTTATCAAGAATTATACAATGAAGGGTTGATTGATGGTAGTTTTGGAGGACAATATTCTGGATATAAGCATTATGGGCATTCGATTATATCTGGTCAATCTAATAAGCCAGAAGTTGTAACAGAAAAAATAATTTCATATATTAAAACTTTGAAAAATAGTGGATTGTCAAAGGAAGATTTCTACAGAATTAAAAAGAAAAGCATAGGTTCTAATTTAATGGGGTTTAATTCAGTGGAATATATTGCTAACAATTTTGTGAATTATTATTTTATTGATTTTCTATTTTTAAATTACTTAGATGTTTTCGAAAAAATTACTTATGAAGATGTTTTAAGTAGATTGCATACGCATTTTAACGGTGATAATTATGTACTATCAGTTGTAAAACCAGTTTAA